In a genomic window of Pontibacter liquoris:
- a CDS encoding CCA tRNA nucleotidyltransferase: MEKVQLPEHPIFAIVAEAAAELGVDAYVIGGFVRDLVLRRPSKDIDVVCVGDGIALASMVAAKLPNKPKVTVFKNFGTAMLRAGAWEVEFVGARKESYREHTRKPDVAQGTLDDDLKRRDFTINALAISLNERNYGALIDEFDGLRDMKRKIIRTPLEPNITFSDDPLRMMRAIRFASQLGFDIDPDTFDAITDNKERIKIVSQERVTDELNKIILSPTPSYGFKLLFVSGLLHLIFPKMVELQGVETINGNSHKDNFYHTLQVLDNVAEVSDDLWLRWSAILHDIAKPDTKRYSPKVGWTFHGHEDRGARMVPKLFAGLKLPLNEHMKFVQKLVRLHLRPIALVKDTVTDSAIRRLLFEAGDDVEALMALCRADITSKNDSKVKRYLQNFDKVQKRLVEVEESDKLRNFQPVITGEVIMDTFGLKPSKTVGELKEILTEAILEGTVKNEFAEAYAFLLQKGQELGLTSVKHLSPTEKGE, from the coding sequence ATGGAGAAAGTACAATTACCCGAGCACCCGATCTTTGCTATTGTAGCTGAAGCTGCTGCCGAACTGGGAGTAGACGCTTATGTGATCGGCGGGTTCGTCCGCGACCTGGTGCTCAGGCGACCTTCCAAAGATATTGATGTGGTTTGTGTGGGCGATGGCATTGCGCTGGCAAGTATGGTAGCCGCCAAACTGCCCAACAAGCCCAAGGTAACAGTTTTTAAGAATTTCGGAACAGCCATGCTGCGGGCCGGCGCGTGGGAAGTGGAGTTTGTGGGGGCCCGTAAAGAATCGTACCGCGAGCATACGCGTAAACCCGACGTGGCGCAAGGCACGCTGGACGATGACCTGAAACGCCGCGATTTCACCATCAATGCACTGGCGATCAGCCTGAATGAACGCAACTATGGCGCGCTGATCGATGAATTTGACGGCCTCCGGGACATGAAGCGTAAGATCATCCGCACGCCGCTGGAGCCCAATATCACCTTTTCAGACGATCCCCTGCGCATGATGCGTGCGATCCGGTTTGCCTCCCAGCTGGGCTTTGATATCGATCCGGATACGTTCGATGCCATTACGGACAACAAAGAGCGCATTAAAATTGTGTCGCAGGAGCGGGTGACGGACGAACTGAATAAAATCATACTTTCGCCTACTCCCAGCTATGGCTTCAAGCTGCTGTTCGTGTCCGGGCTGTTGCACCTCATCTTCCCCAAAATGGTCGAGCTGCAGGGGGTGGAAACGATCAATGGCAACTCGCACAAAGATAATTTTTATCATACGCTGCAGGTGCTCGATAATGTAGCCGAAGTGTCGGATGACCTGTGGTTGCGCTGGTCGGCTATCCTGCACGATATTGCCAAGCCCGATACCAAGCGCTATTCTCCCAAAGTGGGCTGGACGTTTCATGGCCACGAAGACCGCGGCGCCCGCATGGTGCCCAAGCTGTTTGCCGGCCTCAAACTACCGCTAAACGAGCACATGAAGTTTGTGCAGAAACTGGTGCGCCTGCACCTGCGGCCCATTGCGCTGGTAAAAGATACGGTAACCGACTCGGCTATCCGCAGGCTTTTATTTGAGGCAGGCGATGATGTGGAAGCGCTGATGGCCCTTTGCCGCGCCGATATCACATCTAAAAACGATAGCAAAGTAAAGCGCTACCTGCAGAACTTCGACAAGGTGCAGAAGCGCCTGGTAGAGGTGGAGGAAAGCGACAAGCTGCGCAACTTCCAGCCCGTGATCACGGGCGAGGTGATTATGGATACCTTCGGGCTGAAGCCTTCTAAAACCGTGGGTGAACTGAAGGAGATCCTGACGGAAGCCATCCTGGAGGGCACCGTAAAAAACGAGTTTGCCGAAGCCTATGCTTTTCTGCTGCAGAAAGGGCAGGAGTTGGGATTAACAAGCGTGAAGCACCTGTCGCCCACTGAAAAAGGAGAATAG
- a CDS encoding L-threonylcarbamoyladenylate synthase — protein MSQFLKEIQAAEEELILGNVILYPTDTVWGLGCDAENAAAVRKIYEIKQRPESKTMIVLVADTDMLQRYVEEVPANFETLLSQQERPTTYVFSGAQNLPREVIAEDGTVAIRVTTDEFCHRLIRQIGRPIISTSANESGKPTAASFSDVSDNIKQQVDFVVGWRQEEKIEAKPSRIIKIGPDGKQTVLRD, from the coding sequence ATGAGCCAGTTTTTAAAAGAGATACAGGCTGCTGAAGAAGAGTTGATTTTAGGCAACGTGATCCTTTACCCCACCGATACGGTATGGGGGCTGGGCTGCGATGCGGAAAATGCCGCTGCGGTCCGGAAGATATATGAGATCAAGCAACGGCCCGAGTCCAAAACCATGATTGTGCTGGTGGCCGATACTGACATGCTGCAGCGTTATGTGGAGGAGGTGCCTGCCAATTTTGAAACCTTGCTCTCCCAGCAGGAGCGGCCCACCACCTATGTGTTTTCAGGCGCGCAGAACCTGCCACGGGAGGTAATTGCCGAAGACGGTACCGTAGCGATCCGGGTGACCACTGATGAATTCTGCCACCGGCTGATCCGCCAGATCGGCCGGCCGATCATCTCGACCTCTGCCAACGAAAGCGGTAAACCCACCGCAGCTTCGTTTTCGGATGTTTCTGATAATATAAAGCAGCAGGTAGATTTTGTGGTAGGCTGGCGGCAGGAGGAAAAAATAGAAGCAAAGCCTTCCCGTATCATTAAAATAGGGCCTGACGGCAAACAGACAGTACTGCGGGATTGA
- the mce gene encoding methylmalonyl-CoA epimerase translates to MLHIEHIGIAVKDFSQANGLYFQLLGVEPYKTEHVASENVNTSFFKVGTTKIELLEGTTPDSAISKFIAKRGEGIHHIAFEVEDIIAEMDRLKQEGFTLLNETPKKGADNKLVCFVHPKSANGVLIELTQEIR, encoded by the coding sequence ATGCTACATATAGAACATATCGGAATAGCGGTGAAAGATTTTAGCCAGGCAAATGGCTTATACTTCCAGCTGCTGGGCGTGGAGCCTTATAAAACAGAACACGTCGCCTCGGAGAATGTAAACACCTCGTTCTTTAAAGTGGGCACCACTAAAATAGAATTGCTGGAAGGCACCACCCCCGATAGCGCTATCTCTAAGTTTATAGCCAAACGGGGCGAAGGCATCCATCACATCGCTTTTGAAGTAGAAGATATTATAGCGGAGATGGACCGCCTGAAGCAGGAAGGCTTTACGCTGCTGAACGAAACACCCAAAAAAGGAGCCGACAACAAGCTGGTGTGCTTTGTGCACCCTAAAAGCGCGAACGGCGTGCTAATAGAGCTGACGCAGGAGATAAGATAA
- a CDS encoding IscS subfamily cysteine desulfurase codes for MLTLPIYLDNNATTPLDPRVLDAMLPYMTKMFGNAASRNHAFGWQAEEAVDYARDQIAALINCSPKEIIFTSGATESDNLAIKGVFEMYASKGNHIITATTEHKAVLDTCKHIEKLGGKVTYLPVDAKGLIDLKQLEEAITDKTILISLMYANNEVGVIQPVREISAIAKKHGVLFFTDGTQAVGKIPVDVEADGIDLMAFSAHKMYGPKGVGALYVRRKNPRVKVTAQMDGGGHERGMRSGTLNVPGIVGLGKAAELAKQDMASDTARIAAMRDRLERELLTIEESYVNGSVEHRLPHVSNISFKYVEGEGLMMGVKDLAVSSGSACTSASLEPSYVLKALGLSDDLAHSSLRFGLSRFTTDEEIDYAIGHVKEAVAKLREMSPLWEMFKEGIDLNSIEWAEH; via the coding sequence ATGCTAACACTACCTATATACCTGGATAATAACGCCACTACGCCACTGGACCCACGCGTATTGGATGCGATGCTTCCGTACATGACCAAAATGTTTGGAAATGCTGCCTCTCGTAACCATGCCTTCGGCTGGCAGGCAGAAGAAGCCGTTGATTATGCCCGCGACCAGATCGCTGCACTGATCAATTGTTCTCCAAAAGAAATCATTTTTACCTCGGGTGCTACCGAATCAGACAACCTGGCTATTAAAGGTGTGTTTGAAATGTATGCCTCTAAAGGTAACCATATTATTACGGCTACTACCGAGCACAAGGCGGTGCTGGATACCTGCAAGCACATCGAAAAGCTGGGTGGCAAGGTAACCTACCTGCCTGTTGACGCCAAAGGCCTGATTGACCTCAAGCAACTGGAAGAAGCCATCACCGACAAAACCATCCTTATCTCGCTGATGTATGCCAACAACGAAGTAGGCGTTATACAGCCTGTTCGCGAGATCTCGGCTATTGCTAAAAAGCACGGGGTGCTGTTCTTTACAGACGGCACACAGGCCGTAGGCAAAATTCCGGTGGATGTGGAAGCAGACGGCATTGACCTGATGGCTTTCTCGGCGCACAAAATGTATGGCCCTAAAGGCGTAGGTGCTTTATACGTGCGTCGTAAAAACCCGCGTGTAAAAGTAACGGCCCAGATGGACGGCGGCGGTCACGAACGTGGTATGCGTTCCGGCACCCTGAACGTGCCCGGTATTGTAGGCTTAGGCAAAGCAGCCGAACTGGCAAAGCAGGACATGGCTTCTGATACAGCCCGTATCGCTGCCATGCGCGACCGCCTGGAGCGTGAGTTGCTGACCATCGAGGAATCGTATGTGAATGGTTCTGTAGAGCACCGTTTGCCGCATGTGTCTAACATTTCTTTTAAGTATGTGGAAGGCGAAGGCCTGATGATGGGCGTGAAAGACCTGGCCGTATCTTCCGGTTCGGCCTGTACATCTGCTTCGTTGGAGCCTTCTTATGTGCTGAAGGCCCTGGGCCTGAGCGATGACCTGGCGCACTCTTCGCTGCGTTTCGGACTGAGCCGCTTCACCACAGATGAGGAGATCGACTACGCCATCGGTCACGTGAAAGAGGCGGTAGCCAAACTGCGTGAGATGTCGCCGCTTTGGGAAATGTTTAAAGAAGGCATTGACCTGAACTCTATTGAGTGGGCAGAACATTAA
- the iscU gene encoding Fe-S cluster assembly scaffold IscU yields the protein MAYSDKVIDHYNNPRNVGTLDKAKNNVGTGLVGAPECGDVMRLQIEVDENQIITDAKFKTFGCGSAIASSSLATEWLKGKSVDEALTIDNMDIVEELALPPVKIHCSVLAEDAIKSAINDYRVKNGLPELELPKSHH from the coding sequence ATGGCTTATTCAGATAAAGTAATTGACCATTATAACAACCCGCGTAACGTGGGAACGCTTGACAAGGCAAAAAACAACGTAGGTACCGGCCTGGTGGGAGCACCGGAGTGTGGTGACGTGATGCGCCTGCAGATCGAAGTAGATGAAAACCAGATTATCACCGATGCCAAGTTCAAAACCTTTGGTTGTGGTTCTGCTATTGCTTCTTCTTCGCTAGCGACTGAGTGGCTCAAAGGCAAATCGGTTGATGAGGCCCTGACTATCGACAACATGGACATCGTGGAAGAGTTGGCCTTGCCGCCGGTAAAAATTCACTGCTCTGTGCTGGCCGAAGATGCAATCAAGTCTGCTATTAACGACTACAGAGTGAAGAACGGCCTTCCGGAACTGGAGCTGCCGAAGTCTCACCACTAA
- a CDS encoding HesB/IscA family protein has protein sequence MITVSDKAKEKVVKLKHDAQLDDTFRLRASVAGGGCSGLSYKLDFDDEVKPMDQEFEDKGVKVVVDMKSFLYLAGTELDFSDGLNGKGFYFNNPNASRTCGCGDSFSV, from the coding sequence ATGATTACTGTATCAGATAAAGCAAAAGAGAAAGTTGTAAAGCTGAAGCACGATGCGCAGCTCGACGATACGTTTCGTTTGCGCGCTTCGGTGGCTGGCGGCGGATGCTCCGGCCTGAGCTATAAGCTGGACTTTGATGACGAAGTGAAGCCCATGGACCAGGAGTTTGAAGACAAAGGTGTGAAAGTGGTGGTAGATATGAAAAGCTTTTTATACCTGGCCGGCACTGAACTTGACTTCTCCGATGGCCTGAACGGCAAAGGCTTTTACTTTAACAACCCCAACGCTTCCCGTACCTGCGGTTGCGGCGATAGCTTTTCAGTGTAA
- a CDS encoding T9SS type A sorting domain-containing protein, translated as MKTHCKRARLVFSCLLFFIVLIVLVLPGKAAAQVSMGRDLLEYHQNFDELPRTDTAIWASGTAYLPGWYVQRSIAGTALIANPGTSNSGGLYSYGATNGADRALGSISSLKLGEFAWGLLLQNNTGDTIRSLDVSFYGEQWRISNKTAGQHQIAFFYAVSNDYTSFNLAPGADKKWTPYPELDFKGPKFYMAGGALNGNAPANRRLMAASIPVTIPAGAYVMLRWKDADELEADHGLAIDDFTLRWTISEDQPITVLPVELVRFTAHARGNRVEVAWQTASEEANDHFTVQRSADGKTFSEVGKVYGHGTTSQVSHYTFTDEQPLSGTSFYRLKQVDEDGSATYSGIVSVSSAAATSIASVYPTITSQFLSVEWSGQQPLQQALILDMRGKQVWQQKISGADGLQELDVSSLRSGTYVLVLLDGTGQRSTSRFLKK; from the coding sequence ATGAAAACACATTGTAAGCGTGCCAGGCTGGTTTTCTCCTGCCTTCTGTTCTTTATTGTTTTAATTGTACTGGTTTTGCCCGGCAAGGCTGCTGCCCAGGTAAGTATGGGGCGTGATTTGCTGGAATACCACCAGAATTTTGATGAGCTGCCACGTACCGATACGGCCATCTGGGCAAGCGGTACTGCTTACCTGCCGGGCTGGTACGTGCAGCGCAGCATAGCTGGAACTGCCCTTATTGCCAACCCCGGTACTAGTAACTCGGGCGGCCTGTATAGTTATGGAGCTACCAACGGAGCCGACAGAGCGTTAGGCTCTATCAGCTCCCTGAAACTGGGCGAATTTGCCTGGGGGCTGCTGCTGCAGAATAATACCGGCGATACCATCCGCTCCCTGGACGTGAGCTTTTATGGCGAGCAGTGGCGTATCTCCAACAAAACAGCGGGGCAGCATCAGATCGCTTTCTTTTATGCGGTCAGCAACGATTATACTTCCTTTAACTTAGCGCCCGGAGCCGATAAGAAATGGACACCTTACCCGGAGCTTGATTTTAAAGGCCCTAAATTTTATATGGCCGGTGGTGCTTTGAACGGCAATGCGCCTGCAAACCGGCGGCTGATGGCGGCCAGCATTCCGGTTACTATCCCGGCAGGGGCTTACGTGATGCTGCGCTGGAAAGACGCCGACGAACTGGAGGCAGATCACGGCCTGGCCATCGACGATTTTACGCTACGATGGACGATAAGCGAGGACCAGCCGATTACGGTGCTACCCGTGGAACTGGTCCGTTTTACTGCCCATGCCCGCGGCAACAGGGTAGAGGTAGCCTGGCAAACAGCCTCGGAAGAAGCAAATGATCATTTTACAGTGCAGCGTAGCGCAGATGGGAAAACATTTTCAGAAGTAGGAAAGGTATATGGCCACGGAACCACCTCGCAGGTCAGCCACTATACCTTTACCGATGAGCAACCGCTATCCGGCACCTCTTTTTACCGGTTAAAGCAAGTGGATGAAGATGGCAGCGCTACCTATTCCGGCATCGTCTCGGTTAGCAGCGCAGCCGCCACAAGTATAGCCAGTGTTTATCCCACCATTACCTCGCAGTTCCTTTCTGTAGAGTGGAGTGGGCAACAGCCTTTGCAGCAGGCGCTGATCCTGGACATGCGGGGGAAGCAAGTATGGCAGCAAAAGATTTCTGGCGCTGATGGGCTGCAGGAACTAGATGTGAGCAGCCTGCGCAGCGGCACCTACGTGCTGGTGCTGCTCGATGGAACCGGGCAACGGAGCACCAGCCGTTTTCTAAAAAAGTAA
- a CDS encoding amidophosphoribosyltransferase yields the protein MSDSIKHECGIALIRLRKPISYYTEKYGTPMYGINKLYLLMQKQHNRGQDGAGVASIKIDALPGIDYISRFRSVKTRAIDSIFGKIGEEFKKLRERNPEYAQDTTWIWQNMPFLGDVYLGHLRYGTHGVNTVDNCHPMVRENNWRSRSLAVAGNFNMTNVDEQFQKLIELGQHPKHKTDTTTVLEKIGHFLDEENQNLFDSYKEDFTNKEITSLIEENLDLQRVLKRACKDFDGGYAMAGLTGYGASFVVRDPNGIRPAYYYVDDEVVVIASEKPAIKTAFDVEYSAIKEITPGHALIVDKAGTPALVEVIAPRQKLSCSFERIYFSRGNDPEIYEERKNMGRLLCPQILEAIDYDLKNTVFSYIPNTAESSWLGMMKGIEDYLRGYRKQAILNQDLTEEQLDDILQFKPRAEKLVIKDVKLRTFITDNDSRDDLVTHVYDTTYEVVKKGIDTLVVLDDSIVRGTTLEKSIIKMLDKLEPKKIIIVSCAPQIRYPDCYGIDMSRMKEFVAFRALLGLLSDRGLSNKVDDVYDKCLAAAGTPAFQQTNFVQELYDLFTHYELADKVAEIVKAPEVAADVQVIYQTIEDLHQACPNHKGDWYFTGNYPTPGGTGVVNRAFMNFIENKVGRAY from the coding sequence ATGAGCGACTCAATTAAGCACGAATGTGGGATTGCCTTAATCAGGCTCCGGAAACCGATCAGCTATTACACAGAGAAATATGGCACGCCCATGTACGGCATCAACAAGCTGTACCTGCTCATGCAGAAGCAGCATAACCGGGGCCAGGACGGTGCGGGTGTTGCCAGCATAAAGATCGATGCCCTGCCCGGCATCGATTATATCAGCCGCTTCCGTTCGGTAAAAACCCGCGCCATCGACAGCATCTTTGGCAAGATCGGGGAGGAGTTCAAAAAGCTCCGTGAGCGCAACCCCGAATATGCACAGGACACGACCTGGATCTGGCAAAACATGCCGTTTCTGGGCGATGTATACCTGGGCCACCTGCGCTACGGCACCCACGGCGTAAACACCGTGGACAACTGCCACCCGATGGTGCGTGAAAACAACTGGCGCAGCCGCAGCCTGGCCGTGGCCGGTAACTTTAACATGACCAACGTGGACGAGCAGTTTCAGAAACTGATCGAACTGGGGCAGCACCCCAAGCATAAAACCGATACCACCACGGTGCTCGAGAAGATCGGCCACTTCCTTGATGAAGAAAACCAGAACCTCTTCGATTCTTACAAAGAAGATTTTACGAACAAGGAGATCACCAGCCTGATAGAAGAGAACCTGGATCTGCAGCGTGTGCTGAAGCGTGCCTGTAAAGATTTTGATGGTGGTTATGCCATGGCAGGCCTTACCGGCTACGGTGCCTCGTTTGTGGTGCGTGATCCGAACGGCATCCGCCCGGCTTATTACTATGTGGATGACGAAGTGGTGGTGATTGCCTCTGAGAAGCCGGCTATCAAAACGGCTTTTGATGTGGAGTACAGCGCTATCAAGGAAATCACCCCGGGGCATGCTCTGATCGTGGACAAAGCCGGCACACCAGCGCTGGTGGAAGTGATCGCCCCGCGCCAGAAACTCTCCTGTAGCTTTGAGCGCATCTATTTCTCCCGTGGCAATGACCCCGAGATATATGAGGAGCGCAAGAACATGGGCCGCCTACTTTGCCCGCAGATACTGGAAGCCATTGATTACGATCTCAAAAATACGGTGTTCTCTTATATCCCGAACACGGCCGAATCGTCGTGGCTGGGCATGATGAAGGGCATTGAAGATTACCTGCGCGGATATCGGAAGCAGGCTATCCTGAACCAGGACCTGACCGAAGAGCAGCTCGATGACATTCTGCAGTTCAAGCCACGTGCCGAAAAACTGGTGATCAAAGACGTAAAGCTGCGCACCTTTATCACCGATAACGACAGCCGCGATGACCTGGTGACGCACGTATACGATACCACTTACGAGGTAGTGAAGAAAGGTATTGATACGCTGGTGGTGCTGGATGACTCGATCGTGCGCGGCACGACGCTGGAGAAAAGCATTATCAAGATGCTCGATAAGCTGGAGCCTAAAAAGATTATCATCGTTTCCTGCGCGCCGCAGATTCGCTACCCCGACTGCTATGGTATCGACATGTCGCGCATGAAAGAGTTTGTGGCCTTCAGAGCGCTGCTTGGCTTGCTGAGCGACCGTGGATTGTCTAATAAAGTAGACGACGTGTATGACAAGTGCCTGGCGGCAGCAGGAACGCCGGCTTTCCAGCAAACCAACTTTGTGCAGGAACTATACGATCTGTTCACGCATTACGAGCTAGCCGATAAAGTGGCAGAGATCGTGAAAGCGCCCGAAGTAGCTGCCGACGTGCAGGTAATTTACCAGACCATAGAAGACCTTCACCAGGCTTGCCCTAACCACAAAGGCGACTGGTACTTTACAGGCAATTACCCGACACCGGGCGGAACCGGCGTTGTGAACCGTGCCTTTATGAACTTCATCGAAAATAAGGTAGGAAGAGCCTACTAA
- a CDS encoding NADH-quinone oxidoreductase subunit N, with protein sequence MNEQAATLSQTIDAISAGAGTLLPELLLTFFFLLLVILGLFRSPVLRPMLPWLALSGLFAALLVQLYGGYTAGNSTFLNLLRADGLAQYGGVLFCAAGIFTVLLSLQNRALEQLQQGRGEYYALILLLVMGLHLMAKSVNLLMVFLAIEIVSIASYILTLTLKEEKRAVEAGLKYVLYGTLSAGVMLYGMSFFYGLTGNLQYTSESFGLALLQADTLLVTVAAILVFAGFFFKISAAPFHFWAPDVYQGAPMPVVALFSTGPKMAGILVILRFLQAFADPLAFADVQLFLGIAAMVTLLVGNLTALWQQTPRRLLAYSSVSHAGFLLMGLLALGTPYTASVLFYLTVLLFMNFGIFLFLQLSEDEFGVNKLADFAGLGRAYPLLGVLALVFVLSLTGLPPLAGFVGKLLIFSHVWEAYTVSGNTLLLVLLVAGVLLTGVALFYYIKIPFYLFFKRNQTEENLVISLSSILLLVLFALPLLVLFFKPDLLLTWIEQLLAQTL encoded by the coding sequence GTGAACGAACAGGCAGCTACTTTATCCCAGACCATTGATGCCATCAGCGCGGGGGCCGGCACGCTGCTGCCCGAGTTGCTGCTGACTTTTTTCTTCCTGCTGCTGGTTATCCTCGGCCTGTTCCGCTCGCCTGTGCTGCGGCCCATGCTGCCCTGGCTTGCCCTTTCGGGCCTGTTTGCAGCGTTGCTGGTGCAGTTATACGGCGGGTATACGGCAGGTAACAGTACTTTTCTGAACCTGCTGCGCGCCGATGGGCTGGCACAGTATGGCGGCGTGCTTTTTTGTGCAGCCGGTATTTTTACGGTGTTGCTCTCGCTGCAGAACCGGGCGCTGGAGCAGCTCCAACAGGGGCGCGGCGAATATTATGCCCTCATCCTGCTGCTGGTGATGGGCCTACACCTGATGGCCAAATCCGTGAACCTGCTGATGGTGTTCCTGGCCATCGAGATCGTTTCTATCGCCTCCTACATCTTGACGCTTACTTTAAAAGAAGAAAAACGGGCTGTAGAGGCCGGTCTGAAGTATGTGCTGTACGGAACGCTGTCGGCTGGTGTGATGCTGTACGGCATGTCGTTCTTTTACGGGCTGACGGGCAACCTGCAGTATACATCCGAAAGCTTTGGGCTGGCGCTATTGCAGGCCGACACGCTGCTGGTAACCGTAGCGGCTATACTTGTGTTTGCCGGCTTTTTCTTTAAGATATCGGCTGCGCCGTTTCATTTCTGGGCGCCTGATGTATACCAGGGGGCGCCTATGCCGGTGGTGGCCTTGTTTTCTACAGGCCCTAAGATGGCCGGCATCCTGGTGATCCTGCGGTTTTTGCAGGCCTTTGCCGATCCGCTGGCCTTTGCCGATGTGCAGCTTTTCCTGGGTATTGCGGCCATGGTCACGTTGCTGGTGGGCAACCTGACGGCCTTGTGGCAGCAAACGCCCCGGCGCCTGCTGGCTTATTCCTCGGTGTCCCATGCAGGTTTTCTGCTGATGGGGCTGCTGGCGCTGGGCACGCCCTATACCGCAAGCGTGCTTTTTTACCTGACGGTGTTGCTGTTCATGAACTTCGGCATCTTCCTTTTCCTGCAGCTCTCGGAGGATGAATTCGGTGTAAATAAACTGGCAGATTTTGCCGGGCTTGGCCGCGCTTATCCGCTGCTGGGTGTGCTGGCGCTGGTGTTTGTGCTCTCGCTTACGGGGCTGCCGCCGCTGGCAGGGTTTGTAGGCAAGCTGCTTATTTTCAGTCATGTATGGGAGGCGTATACCGTAAGCGGCAATACCCTGCTGCTGGTGTTGCTGGTAGCGGGCGTGCTGCTTACGGGCGTAGCCTTATTTTACTATATCAAGATACCGTTCTACCTTTTCTTTAAAAGGAATCAAACTGAAGAAAATTTAGTTATTTCACTGTCTAGTATATTGCTGCTGGTATTGTTTGCCCTGCCGCTGCTGGTTTTGTTTTTTAAGCCCGACCTGCTGCTGACCTGGATTGAACAATTGCTGGCCCAGACATTATAA